GGTCTTCCTCGTCACCGGCTTCGAAAATGGCGGTGAAGAAGCGTTCCGCCACTTCCTGGCGACCGACTATCACCAGCCGAGCGACCAGATCGACCTGCCGTTCGACTGGGACGCAGCGGCCAAGTTCGCGCGGATCAACTTCCTGATCGCGCGCGAGATCGCCAACGCCGATACCGCGCCGATGTGGTATGAAGGCAATGAATATGGCGACCGCTACGCCCCCGACGCCGCGAAGGCGCCGGCCCCGGCGGTCGAGGAAGAAGCGGAAGCCGAAGCCGCCGAATAAGGCGCTTCAGCGTAAGTGACAGAAGCGGCGCGCGTCCCTCGGGACGGGCGCCGTTTTCTATTCTTCGTTCGCGACGATCCTCAGCGGAGCATCCTGCCAGATCTCGACAACGGTACGCATCACTCGGTCGGCGCATTCATATGCGACCCCCGTCTCGCTCTCCAGGACCAGGTGCAGACCCGCCTCGCGCGCAGCCGTCAACAAGACCGGCAGTTCCTCGATAGCCAATGATTGCCCGCCGACCAGTACATGGCACGGCGCACCGGCCGCCATCGTGAGCGCCAGCGGCTCGGCTTCGCGCACTTCCTCGATCCGCGTGATTCCCGCACGCTGCAATTCGAAAACAATGCCCGTTCCGCATTGCTCGGGCACTGAATCGAGGCCGTGAATCTCCACCGGGCGCCCATCGCGCGCCCAGGCGGCGGTACGCAGCGACAATTCGTCGAGCGGGAAACGCTCCTCATCCGAAACGACCGTGCATTGCCCCCCGTCAAACCCTATTTCCAGCGTGACCGGTATCGGTGCTTCCTGAGCAATCAGCAGCGCCATCAGCGTCGGAAAAATCATCGCGCTCCCCTTGTGTTGCAATTTTACAACACCATCTTGGCGACAAAGGATAGCAGGGACGACACATGAATCTCGAAAAATTCACTGATCGCGCCAAGGGTTTTCTCCAGTCGGCGCAAACCGTGGCGATCCGCATGAACCATCAGCGGATCACGCCCGACCATCTGCTCAAGGCGCTGCTCGAGGATAATGAGGGCATGGCCGCGGGCCTGATCCAGAAAGCGGGTGGCAATGCCGCGACCGCCGTGCAGGAAACCGACGCCGCGCTGGCGCGCATTCCGGCCGTATCGGGATCGGGCGCGCAGCAGACGCCCGGGCTCGATAACGAAGCCGTGCGAGTGCTCGACCAGGCCGAACAGGTCGCCCAGAAAGCGGGCGACAGTTACGTCACTGTCGAGCGGCTGCTGCTCGCGCTGGCGCTTTCGAGCAACAGCAACGCCGGCAAGGCGCTGGCCAAGGCGGGGGTGAAGGCGGAGGCACTCAATGCCGCGATCAACGAACTGCGCGGCGGCCGCACCGCCGACACCGCGTCGGCCGAGGACCGTTACGACGCGCTCAAGAAATTCGCACGCGACCTGACCGAGGCCGCGCGCGACGGCAAGCTCGACCCGGTGATCGGCCGCGACGAGGAAATCCGCCGCACGGTCCAGATCCTGTCGCGCCGGACCAAGAACAATCCGGTGCTGATCGGCGAACCCGGCGTCGGCAAGACCGCCATCGCCGAGGGGCTGGCGCTACGCATCGCGAACGGCGACGTGCCCGATACATTGAAGGACCGGCAGCTGATGGCGCTCGACATGGGCAGCCTGATCGCGGGCGCCAAATATCGCGGCGAATTCGAGGAGCGGCTGAAAGGTGTGCTCGACGAAGTGAAGGCCGGCGAAGGCAATATCATCCTGTTCATCGACGAGATGCACACGCTGATCGGCGCGGGAAAGACCGAAGGCGCGATGGACGCGGGCAATCTGCTCAAGCCCGCCCTCGCCCGCGGCGAACTCCACTGCATCGGCGCGACGACGCTCGACGAATATCGCAAATATGTCGAAAAGGACGCGGCGCTCCAGCGGCGGTTCCAGCCGGTGTTCGTCGGCGAACCCACCGTCGAGGATACCGTCTCGATCCTGCGCGGACTGAAGGAGAAGTACGAGCTGCACCACGGCGTGCGGATCACCGACGGCGCGATCGTGTCGGCGGCGACGCTTTCCAATCGCTACATCACCGACCGTTTCCTGCCCGACAAGGCGATCGACCTGATGGACGAGGCGGCAAGCCGCATCCGCATGGAAGTGGAGAGCAAGCCCGAGGAAATCGAGAATCTCGACCGGCGGATCATCCAGCTGAAGATCGAGCGCGAGGCGCTGTCGAAGGAAAGCGACACCGCGTCGCAGGACCGCCTGGCGAAGCTCGAGGACGAGCTGGCGCAGGCCGAGAATGAATCGGCACAGCTCACCGAGCGCTGGCAGGCCGAGAAGGTGAAGATCCAATCCGAAGCGAAGCTGAAGGAACA
This genomic interval from Sphingosinithalassobacter tenebrarum contains the following:
- the clpB gene encoding ATP-dependent chaperone ClpB, producing the protein MNLEKFTDRAKGFLQSAQTVAIRMNHQRITPDHLLKALLEDNEGMAAGLIQKAGGNAATAVQETDAALARIPAVSGSGAQQTPGLDNEAVRVLDQAEQVAQKAGDSYVTVERLLLALALSSNSNAGKALAKAGVKAEALNAAINELRGGRTADTASAEDRYDALKKFARDLTEAARDGKLDPVIGRDEEIRRTVQILSRRTKNNPVLIGEPGVGKTAIAEGLALRIANGDVPDTLKDRQLMALDMGSLIAGAKYRGEFEERLKGVLDEVKAGEGNIILFIDEMHTLIGAGKTEGAMDAGNLLKPALARGELHCIGATTLDEYRKYVEKDAALQRRFQPVFVGEPTVEDTVSILRGLKEKYELHHGVRITDGAIVSAATLSNRYITDRFLPDKAIDLMDEAASRIRMEVESKPEEIENLDRRIIQLKIEREALSKESDTASQDRLAKLEDELAQAENESAQLTERWQAEKVKIQSEAKLKEQLDQARIELEQAQRAGDLARAGELSYGTIPSLEKQLADAQGATEGAMLREEVTSDDIAGVVSRWTGIPVDKMLEGERDKLLNMESAIGARVIGQEDAVKAVSTAVRRSRAGLQDPNRPLGSFLFLGPTGVGKTELTKALAEFLFDDPNAMVRIDMSEFMEKHAVARLIGAPPGYVGYEEGGVLTEAVRRRPYQVVLFDEVEKAHSDVFNVLLQVLDDGRLTDGQGRTVDFSNTIIIMTSNLGSNFLTNMTENQKVEDVEPQVMEVVRAHFRPEFLNRLDEIILFHRLGAEHMGPIVDIQVARVQKLLKDRKITIELSDAARDWLGRVGYDPVYGARPLKRAVQRYLQDPLADLILKGEVKDGSTVKVGEGDGQLVLNVT